One genomic region from Branchiostoma lanceolatum isolate klBraLanc5 chromosome 7, klBraLanc5.hap2, whole genome shotgun sequence encodes:
- the LOC136438080 gene encoding methyltransferase-like protein 27 yields the protein MFAEPTTTLETHLDPNSTPEALAKSYDDWSGSYDEELMTQLSFTAPRKCADAMEKVKGGSNRKEVRVLDVAAGTGLCAEELVKKGFTNIDAVDGSQKMLDLAERKQIYRRLICDFVGPNPLDIEKDTYDAIVCCGGFAAGHLKEDCLPELIRVVKPGGYIVITFREEWLLLYEDFKDKLEPAMARLQEQGLWERVSREIFPNFLPGKDGITIVYKVL from the exons ATGTTTGCAGAACCGACTACAACCCTAGAAACGCATCTCGACCCCAACTCGACCCCAGAGGCGTTGGCAAAATCTTACGACGACTGGTCCGGGAGCTATGACGAG GAGTTGATGACGCAGCTGAGCTTTACTGCTCCCAGAAAGTGCGCCGACGCTATGGAGAAAGTCAAGGGCGGCTCAAACCGCAAGGAGGTCCGTGTTCTTGACGTGGCGGCCGGTACTGGACTGTGCGCGGAagag CTGGTGAAGAAAGGATTTACCAACATAGACGCGGTGGACGGGAGTCAGAAAATGCTGGACCTTGCCGAGAGGAAGCAGATCTACCGCCGACTCATCTGTGACTTTGTCGGACCGAACCCCCTGGACATCGAAAAAG ACACATATGACGCCATTGTCTGCTGTGGTGGCTTCGCCGCGGGTCACCTGAAGGAAGACTGTTTACCTGAGCTTATACGGGTCGTCAAACCAG GCGGCTACATCGTGATTACGTTCCGCGAGGAGTGGTTGCTCCTGTACGAGGATTTCAAGGATAAGCTGGAGCCCGCCATGGCCCGCCTGCAGGAACAGGGGCTCTGGGAGCGAGTCAGCCGGGAGATCTTTCCCAACTTTCTCCCAGGCAAGGACGGGATAACCATCGTCTACAAGGTCCTATAG
- the LOC136438081 gene encoding methyltransferase-like protein 27 isoform X1, protein MDYIQTTSIETHLDHNSTPEALAKSYDDWSGTYDEEIMTQLNCTGPRKCAETMEKVMGGSNLKEVRVLDVAAGTGLCAEELVKKGFTNIDAVDGSQKMLYLAEKKQIYRRLICDFVGPNPLDIEKDTYDAIACCAGFAAGHLKEDCLPELIRVVKPGGYIVITFREEWLHLYEDFKDKLEPAMARLQEQGLWDRVNREIFSNYYQGKDGITIVYKVL, encoded by the exons ATGGACTACATCCAGACTACATCCATAGAAACGCATCTCGACCACAACTCGACCCCAGAGGCGTTGGCAAAATCTTACGACGACTGGTCCGGGACCTATGACGAG GAGATAATGACGCAGCTGAACTGTACTGGTCCCAGAAAGTGCGCCGAAACTATGGAGAAAGTCATGGGCGGCTCAAACCTCAAGGAGGTCCGAGTTCTTGACGTGGCGGCCGGTACTGGACTGTGCGCGGAAGAG CTGGTGAAGAAGGGCTTTACTAACATAGACGCGGTGGACGGGAGTCAGAAAATGCTGTACCTTGCCGAGAAGAAGCAGATCTACCGCCGACTAATCTGTGACTTTGTCGGACCGAACCCCCTGGACATCGAAAAAG ACACATATGACGCCATTGCCTGCTGTGCTGGGTTCGCCGCAGGTCACCTGAAGGAAGACTGTTTACCTGAGCTCATACGGGTCGTCAAACCTG GCGGCTACATCGTCATTACGTTCCGCGAGGAGTGGCTGCACCTGTACGAGGATTTTAAGGATAAGCTGGAGCCCGCCATGGCCCGTCTGCAGGAACAGGGGCTCTGGGATCGAGTCAACCGGGAGATCTTTTCCAACTACTACCAAGGCAAGGACGGGATAACCATCGTCTACAAGGTCCTGTAG
- the LOC136438081 gene encoding methyltransferase-like protein 27 isoform X3 — MDYIQTTSIETHLDHNSTPEALAKSYDDWSGTYDELVKKGFTNIDAVDGSQKMLYLAEKKQIYRRLICDFVGPNPLDIEKDTYDAIACCAGFAAGHLKEDCLPELIRVVKPGGYIVITFREEWLHLYEDFKDKLEPAMARLQEQGLWDRVNREIFSNYYQGKDGITIVYKVL, encoded by the exons ATGGACTACATCCAGACTACATCCATAGAAACGCATCTCGACCACAACTCGACCCCAGAGGCGTTGGCAAAATCTTACGACGACTGGTCCGGGACCTATGACGAG CTGGTGAAGAAGGGCTTTACTAACATAGACGCGGTGGACGGGAGTCAGAAAATGCTGTACCTTGCCGAGAAGAAGCAGATCTACCGCCGACTAATCTGTGACTTTGTCGGACCGAACCCCCTGGACATCGAAAAAG ACACATATGACGCCATTGCCTGCTGTGCTGGGTTCGCCGCAGGTCACCTGAAGGAAGACTGTTTACCTGAGCTCATACGGGTCGTCAAACCTG GCGGCTACATCGTCATTACGTTCCGCGAGGAGTGGCTGCACCTGTACGAGGATTTTAAGGATAAGCTGGAGCCCGCCATGGCCCGTCTGCAGGAACAGGGGCTCTGGGATCGAGTCAACCGGGAGATCTTTTCCAACTACTACCAAGGCAAGGACGGGATAACCATCGTCTACAAGGTCCTGTAG
- the LOC136438081 gene encoding methyltransferase-like protein 27 isoform X2, translating into MDYIQTTSIETHLDHNSTPEALAKSYDDWSGTYDEEIMTQLNCTGPRKCAETMEKVMGGSNLKEVRVLDVAAGTGLCAEELVKKGFTNIDAVDGSQKMLYLAEKKQIYRRLICDFVGPNPLDIEKGGYIVITFREEWLHLYEDFKDKLEPAMARLQEQGLWDRVNREIFSNYYQGKDGITIVYKVL; encoded by the exons ATGGACTACATCCAGACTACATCCATAGAAACGCATCTCGACCACAACTCGACCCCAGAGGCGTTGGCAAAATCTTACGACGACTGGTCCGGGACCTATGACGAG GAGATAATGACGCAGCTGAACTGTACTGGTCCCAGAAAGTGCGCCGAAACTATGGAGAAAGTCATGGGCGGCTCAAACCTCAAGGAGGTCCGAGTTCTTGACGTGGCGGCCGGTACTGGACTGTGCGCGGAAGAG CTGGTGAAGAAGGGCTTTACTAACATAGACGCGGTGGACGGGAGTCAGAAAATGCTGTACCTTGCCGAGAAGAAGCAGATCTACCGCCGACTAATCTGTGACTTTGTCGGACCGAACCCCCTGGACATCGAAAAAG GCGGCTACATCGTCATTACGTTCCGCGAGGAGTGGCTGCACCTGTACGAGGATTTTAAGGATAAGCTGGAGCCCGCCATGGCCCGTCTGCAGGAACAGGGGCTCTGGGATCGAGTCAACCGGGAGATCTTTTCCAACTACTACCAAGGCAAGGACGGGATAACCATCGTCTACAAGGTCCTGTAG